One region of Mucilaginibacter gotjawali genomic DNA includes:
- a CDS encoding dipeptidase, with protein sequence MKFQSNWSRRAFLSTIGIAGAGTALAQLPLAAWALDGIDPGVAAIVAATIGVDTHNHIDVPLIAAEVPGPRIELAREMKISGLSAICMTFALDYQKLQNPGEAYERFLNGLDAMDQQLAANGMKRSLNMADLRTAHDQRQPTVIQSVEGGHFLEGRLERVEAAYKRGLRHLGLLHDSDASVPLGDVYTNPPRYGGLTSFGADVIRECNRLGILVDLAHASKETIAAALKVAAHPVIISHTGLDTQLGNNEGMARMMRPRLISKEQAKIVAGAGGVIGVWTHLADSPLAYAQNVRALVDVIGIDHVCIGTDTKLTPAYRSPGRLSPKPSAPPPPPGGEPADHRDGPPMDKDHIGPGGGQSGARTGERTNQAWQDQQKGFYYLVVDALLKTGFTADEIGKAGGGNFCRVFDAATAALR encoded by the coding sequence ATGAAGTTTCAATCCAATTGGTCACGCCGTGCATTTCTATCAACCATAGGCATCGCCGGCGCAGGTACAGCGCTTGCGCAGCTGCCGCTTGCAGCGTGGGCGCTTGATGGCATCGACCCTGGGGTTGCAGCCATTGTTGCCGCAACCATAGGCGTCGACACGCACAACCATATCGATGTACCGCTTATCGCCGCCGAAGTGCCTGGTCCGCGCATTGAACTGGCCCGCGAAATGAAAATATCAGGCTTGTCAGCCATCTGCATGACCTTCGCCCTCGATTATCAGAAATTACAAAACCCCGGCGAAGCCTATGAACGGTTTTTGAATGGACTGGATGCCATGGATCAGCAACTGGCTGCCAACGGCATGAAGCGATCGCTAAACATGGCCGACCTGCGGACTGCCCACGACCAACGCCAGCCCACCGTTATCCAATCCGTAGAGGGAGGCCACTTTTTGGAGGGCAGGTTGGAGCGGGTTGAAGCAGCCTATAAGCGCGGCCTGCGGCACCTGGGGTTACTGCACGACAGCGATGCTTCCGTGCCTTTGGGCGATGTTTATACCAACCCGCCCCGCTATGGAGGACTAACCTCATTTGGGGCCGATGTCATCCGCGAATGCAATCGACTGGGCATCCTGGTAGATTTGGCGCATGCCAGCAAGGAAACCATTGCTGCGGCATTGAAAGTGGCGGCACACCCGGTAATTATATCGCACACCGGCCTTGATACGCAGCTGGGCAACAATGAAGGCATGGCCCGTATGATGCGGCCACGGCTTATCAGCAAAGAACAGGCTAAAATAGTGGCCGGTGCGGGTGGCGTCATCGGTGTTTGGACACACCTGGCGGACTCACCGCTGGCCTATGCGCAGAATGTGAGGGCGCTGGTGGATGTGATCGGCATCGACCATGTTTGCATCGGTACAGATACTAAACTCACCCCGGCTTACAGAAGCCCGGGCAGACTCAGCCCAAAACCAAGCGCCCCGCCGCCGCCTCCCGGTGGCGAACCAGCCGATCATCGCGACGGACCACCCATGGATAAAGACCATATCGGCCCCGGCGGCGGACAAAGTGGCGCGCGGACCGGCGAACGAACCAACCAGGCCTGGCAGGACCAGCAAAAAGGGTTTTATTACCTGGTGGTGGATGCACTGTTAAAGACCGGATTTACCGCGGACGAGATCGGCAAGGCAGGCGGCGGTAATTTTTGCCGGGTGTTTGACGCAGCGACTGCCGCCTTGCGCTGA
- a CDS encoding MFS transporter, which translates to MIAKTESKDFKQNSHANLKSKNNRLWIIIGIVSLNSIGLSVVLPLLPFIVGKYLPVQQVVFGMSALLSVFAACTFFAAPIFGALSDRYGRKIILIISLLGSVIGYILFGIGGALWILFLGRIIDGLTAGNISTLFAYISDSTEPEERTRWFGYVGSVMGIGKLGGPALGGLLGSIALALPFYVTAALIFISGLAVYFLLPESLAPEKRTKHLTLHSFNTFSHFKDIFSLKEVKLLLILGVLFYTGLGIFQFNFIVFLKDIYKWGPAIIGGMLTIVGICDIITRALLLPWLLKHFNERSIRIAGLLGLGIGLGLILASIFIHSVIVVALAIIFIISGEGLFDPAYNGKLSQLVDESKQGKLQGVSQSLQAANNMLIPLVAAAIYFYSPAILYASATFLILVAVIMCTKFSPKANPALKPME; encoded by the coding sequence ATGATAGCAAAAACGGAAAGCAAGGACTTCAAACAAAATTCACACGCAAACCTGAAGTCGAAAAATAACAGGCTGTGGATCATTATAGGGATAGTTTCATTAAATTCTATTGGCCTGTCTGTGGTACTTCCTCTATTGCCTTTCATAGTGGGCAAATATCTTCCCGTTCAACAGGTTGTTTTTGGTATGAGTGCCCTCCTATCCGTATTTGCTGCCTGCACGTTTTTTGCAGCGCCAATTTTTGGCGCTTTAAGCGACAGGTACGGACGGAAAATCATTTTGATCATCAGCCTGCTGGGCTCTGTCATCGGCTATATTCTGTTTGGAATCGGGGGCGCGTTGTGGATCCTTTTCCTCGGGCGCATTATCGATGGACTCACCGCCGGTAATATCAGTACGCTGTTTGCCTATATATCAGACAGTACCGAACCCGAAGAACGGACCAGGTGGTTTGGCTATGTCGGCTCGGTGATGGGCATAGGCAAACTGGGAGGCCCGGCATTGGGCGGATTACTGGGAAGCATTGCGCTTGCATTGCCCTTTTATGTTACTGCCGCACTGATATTTATTTCGGGCTTGGCTGTGTATTTTTTATTGCCTGAATCTTTGGCCCCCGAAAAGAGAACCAAACATTTAACGCTTCACAGCTTCAATACCTTTTCACATTTTAAAGATATATTCAGCTTGAAGGAAGTTAAACTACTGCTAATATTGGGTGTACTTTTTTATACCGGCCTGGGCATTTTCCAGTTCAATTTTATTGTTTTCCTGAAAGATATTTATAAATGGGGGCCGGCAATTATTGGCGGGATGCTAACGATTGTAGGTATTTGTGATATTATTACCCGCGCATTGTTATTACCCTGGCTGCTGAAACATTTTAACGAAAGAAGTATCAGGATAGCTGGTTTACTCGGGCTCGGAATTGGCCTGGGATTGATCCTGGCAAGCATCTTTATCCATTCGGTAATTGTTGTTGCCCTTGCTATCATATTTATAATTTCGGGCGAAGGTTTATTTGACCCTGCCTACAACGGGAAGTTGTCGCAGTTGGTTGACGAAAGCAAACAGGGCAAATTACAGGGTGTGAGCCAAAGCCTGCAGGCGGCCAATAATATGCTTATTCCGCTGGTGGCGGCGGCAATCTATTTTTATAGCCCTGCAATATTATATGCAAGCGCAACATTCCTTATACTGGTGGCGGTGATTATGTGTACAAAATTTTCGCCAAAAGCCAACCCTGCTTTAAAACCCATGGAATAA
- a CDS encoding helix-turn-helix domain-containing protein, which translates to MQHQEFEPPEALRDTIKCFWYNSRDFGERQSGFEVVPDGYAEIIFHFGSGCSIVNNGSLQPLPSPFMIGLLGQPVIFSAKNRLEIIGIRCFPWTVFDLLGLPPGKDGLRIFKHPVAGLQSTLNNLINTGRIDEALARVTQYFLQERAGVAVDSMLFKAGVAMREASGTLPVSQVAAAAHATVRTLQRTFRQSSGYTVKDVSGLMRFEQARNQLWLNPDSKLAGLAHELGYTDQSHLSREFKRYSGTTPAAFAQKAKQRKKATGSDFVAFVQS; encoded by the coding sequence ATGCAGCACCAGGAATTTGAACCGCCCGAAGCACTCCGGGATACCATAAAGTGTTTCTGGTACAACAGCAGGGACTTTGGAGAACGGCAATCAGGTTTCGAGGTGGTGCCTGATGGTTATGCTGAAATTATCTTTCATTTTGGCAGCGGCTGCAGCATTGTAAACAACGGAAGCCTGCAACCCTTGCCATCGCCGTTTATGATCGGCCTGCTCGGTCAGCCTGTTATTTTTTCCGCAAAAAACCGTTTAGAGATCATTGGGATCCGGTGCTTTCCCTGGACCGTATTTGATTTGCTCGGACTGCCACCGGGCAAAGATGGCCTACGCATATTTAAGCATCCTGTCGCCGGGCTTCAATCCACATTGAACAATTTAATTAATACCGGCAGGATAGATGAAGCGCTGGCCAGGGTGACACAGTATTTCCTGCAGGAACGGGCGGGCGTTGCCGTTGACAGCATGTTATTCAAGGCGGGCGTTGCTATGCGGGAAGCGAGCGGCACCCTGCCTGTAAGCCAGGTAGCGGCTGCGGCCCATGCTACGGTTCGCACACTACAAAGGACCTTCAGGCAATCTTCGGGCTACACGGTTAAGGATGTGTCCGGCCTGATGCGTTTTGAGCAGGCACGAAATCAATTATGGCTCAATCCGGACTCGAAACTTGCCGGCCTTGCCCATGAATTGGGTTATACGGATCAATCGCACCTGAGCAGGGAATTCAAACGCTACAGCGGCACCACGCCGGCGGCATTCGCCCAAAAAGCAAAGCAAAGGAAAAAGGCTACAGGCAGCGATTTTGTCGCGTTTGTACAATCCTAA
- a CDS encoding S8 family serine peptidase — MNRYHHYFLMSPGRTFKKVFATLPLLFMFAGFSYSQNTAKGSDKQPPVHTYSIKDSLAVLLADAQQVKALKEQLKHDLITDLSGYEIHDTAALKTHYRILGDLAFYDGENGKSLAYYDTLRSLEIKPAAKVTSALVKRSLIASGDPAAANYISNFRNIFTKSVTAIPYISAASSLQRIRQQYANMTAAEFVKIAASDLNPPIAAGPLSVRNLDYVLFLFYEMHDFDKVSKVVTAVMDSLTMANARNQVNIWPARDLELPPGKPYAPVVICVFDVGTDISLFKDRLYTNPNEKVDGIDNDHNGYIDDIHGVAYDLQENKDSQLLPPLTAQQEKLYPNALRLMRGNGDEEAGIESADYHYYKDEIAKANVVQRDSLWAMINFVGDYAHGTHVAGIAMRGNPYARLLTVRFSEDVGFTPNGKSPSVETELKVAQNLKDLVKYWKAAKVRVVTMSWGYFISDYQNDIQKYNPKMPEAEQKALAIKLWTMRKNALYEAFHAAPEILFIASNGNKNSNSDMDFRYPAALEIPNMIGVGSVNSAGLETDFTATGSKVTVHANGYLVESDAPGGKKILLSGTSMATPYIANLAAKLIAVKPSLSPPEIVSLIKSGADVSADGRIKLVNPKRSYSLLTGLK; from the coding sequence ATGAATCGTTATCACCATTATTTTTTAATGAGCCCGGGCCGTACCTTTAAAAAAGTTTTTGCTACACTACCTTTACTATTCATGTTTGCTGGTTTCTCGTATAGCCAAAATACTGCAAAGGGTTCTGATAAACAGCCGCCTGTTCACACTTATTCAATTAAGGATAGCCTCGCGGTTTTACTGGCGGATGCGCAGCAGGTAAAAGCCCTCAAAGAACAATTGAAACATGACCTTATTACCGATCTATCCGGCTATGAGATACACGATACAGCAGCGTTGAAGACCCATTACCGGATATTGGGTGACCTGGCGTTTTATGATGGCGAGAACGGCAAATCCTTAGCCTATTATGATACTTTGAGATCCTTAGAAATAAAACCTGCGGCGAAAGTAACAAGCGCTTTGGTAAAAAGAAGTTTGATAGCATCAGGCGACCCGGCAGCCGCAAATTATATCAGCAATTTTCGCAATATATTTACTAAAAGCGTAACTGCCATTCCATATATTTCCGCAGCGTCTTCATTACAGCGTATCAGGCAGCAGTACGCCAATATGACGGCGGCCGAATTTGTTAAAATTGCCGCCAGCGATTTAAACCCACCTATCGCAGCGGGCCCGCTTTCAGTAAGAAACCTGGATTATGTATTGTTCTTATTTTACGAGATGCATGACTTTGATAAGGTAAGCAAGGTAGTTACAGCTGTTATGGATAGCCTAACCATGGCAAACGCACGCAACCAGGTTAATATTTGGCCGGCGCGCGACCTGGAATTGCCGCCAGGAAAACCATATGCACCTGTGGTGATCTGCGTATTTGACGTAGGTACGGATATTTCTCTTTTTAAAGACAGGTTATACACAAATCCAAACGAAAAAGTTGACGGCATCGATAACGACCATAATGGCTATATAGATGATATACATGGCGTTGCTTATGATCTGCAGGAGAATAAAGACAGCCAACTACTTCCGCCTTTAACAGCACAGCAAGAAAAATTGTATCCCAATGCGCTAAGGTTAATGAGGGGTAACGGGGACGAAGAGGCTGGGATTGAGAGCGCCGATTACCATTATTATAAAGATGAGATTGCAAAAGCCAATGTGGTACAACGGGATTCTTTATGGGCGATGATTAATTTTGTAGGCGACTATGCGCACGGTACACACGTTGCAGGCATAGCCATGCGTGGCAACCCGTATGCACGGTTGCTAACCGTAAGGTTTAGTGAGGATGTGGGTTTTACGCCCAACGGAAAATCGCCCAGTGTTGAAACTGAATTAAAGGTAGCCCAAAATTTGAAGGACCTTGTAAAATATTGGAAAGCTGCAAAAGTGCGTGTAGTAACAATGAGCTGGGGCTATTTTATAAGCGATTACCAAAATGACATTCAAAAATATAACCCTAAAATGCCGGAAGCGGAGCAAAAAGCCCTTGCCATAAAGTTGTGGACCATGCGTAAAAATGCACTTTATGAAGCATTTCACGCTGCGCCCGAAATACTTTTCATCGCTTCCAATGGCAATAAAAACTCCAATTCAGATATGGACTTTCGTTACCCTGCCGCATTGGAAATACCTAATATGATAGGTGTGGGTTCTGTTAACAGCGCTGGCCTCGAAACAGATTTTACAGCCACGGGAAGCAAAGTTACCGTTCATGCAAATGGTTACCTTGTAGAAAGCGATGCCCCCGGTGGCAAGAAAATTTTGCTATCCGGCACCTCTATGGCCACACCTTATATCGCAAATCTGGCTGCAAAGCTTATTGCCGTCAAACCATCTCTCAGCCCGCCTGAAATAGTCAGTTTGATCAAAAGCGGCGCCGATGTTTCGGCTGATGGCCGTATTAAACTTGTTAACCCCAAAAGGTCCTACAGTTTATTGACCGGTTTGAAATGA
- a CDS encoding GIY-YIG nuclease family protein, producing MFTVYILYSHKFNQIYIGYTSDLPNRFLSHNELATKGHTIKYRPWVIAYTEEYQSKTEAIKRENYLKSTQGRKFARDIIQEKFDSPDG from the coding sequence ATGTTTACTGTCTACATATTATATTCTCACAAATTCAACCAAATTTATATTGGTTACACTTCTGATTTACCCAACCGCTTCCTTTCGCATAACGAATTAGCAACTAAAGGCCATACCATTAAATATCGCCCCTGGGTAATTGCATACACTGAAGAATATCAATCCAAAACAGAAGCCATTAAAAGAGAAAACTATTTAAAATCGACACAGGGCAGGAAATTCGCCCGGGATATTATTCAGGAAAAATTTGACAGCCCAGATGGTTAG
- a CDS encoding GIY-YIG nuclease family protein: MFTVYILYSHKFNQIYIGYTSDLPNRFLSHNELATKGHTIKYRPWVIAYTEEYQSKTEAIKRENYLKSTQGRKFARDIIREKFDSPDG; the protein is encoded by the coding sequence ATGTTTACTGTCTACATATTATATTCTCACAAATTCAACCAAATTTATATTGGTTACACTTCTGATTTACCCAACCGCTTCCTTTCGCATAACGAATTAGCAACTAAAGGCCATACCATTAAATATCGCCCCTGGGTAATTGCATATACTGAAGAATATCAATCCAAAACGGAAGCCATTAAAAGAGAAAACTATTTAAAATCGACACAGGGCAGGAAATTCGCCCGGGATATTATTCGGGAAAAATTTGACAGCCCGGATGGTTAG
- a CDS encoding START-like domain-containing protein produces MSEKKKFNIEYEIKSSPRILYGFLSEPNGLTQWFADDVSVRDQVYTFTWDGEQQKAKLLAMKENKMVRFRWVDDDPSYYFEMEIIQDELTNDVALSITDFATEDTIGERKLIWDNQFEYLVSVLGA; encoded by the coding sequence ATGTCTGAGAAGAAAAAATTTAATATCGAGTATGAAATAAAATCGTCTCCGCGCATACTCTACGGATTCCTGAGTGAGCCTAATGGTTTAACACAGTGGTTTGCTGATGATGTGAGTGTTAGGGACCAGGTTTATACTTTTACCTGGGATGGTGAGCAGCAAAAAGCAAAGCTTTTGGCCATGAAGGAAAACAAAATGGTACGCTTCAGATGGGTTGACGACGACCCGTCCTATTATTTTGAAATGGAAATTATTCAGGACGAATTAACCAACGATGTGGCCCTTAGTATTACTGATTTTGCAACAGAAGATACCATTGGCGAGCGTAAACTGATATGGGACAACCAGTTTGAATACCTGGTAAGTGTTTTAGGCGCATGA
- a CDS encoding LptF/LptG family permease yields MKKIHLLILKSFIRPFLVTFLIVMFVLLMLFLFKYIDDLIGKGFEWYVIVELMMYASATNVQMALPLSVLLSSIMTYGSLGENYELVAIKAAGISLKRAMYPMLVIIMILSVSAFVFSDYMLPIANLKYYNLLYDARQQKSANFLPEGVFSNSFTGYSIRVGKKDADGQTLHNVMIYSKNQTENNTDITLAREGKMYRTPNGQFLVFKLKDGIRYSETPGEVAYNIRERLTRYRFKTTEQKFDISGLKLHHTDESEFKSALQMMNLKQLNDNAKLSHRQIDSAVNVNYTLLTAYFKYYSIPVKKNPRIKILPSDGNEFSKADVHQQMSQLANAASEARSIQDLLKNRAQHLKDLQQNEQKARLEYQKKFTLSAACIALFLIGAPLGAIIRKGGLGLPVVVSVIFFLFYYIISTIGEKYVKDGDLSPIIGSWIAIVIITPIGLFLSYKAATDSVIFDMELYKRFFNKLFKRKKIVKAE; encoded by the coding sequence ATGAAGAAAATACACCTTTTAATTCTTAAGTCATTCATAAGGCCCTTTTTGGTCACCTTCCTGATCGTGATGTTTGTGTTATTGATGTTATTTTTATTCAAATACATCGATGACCTGATCGGTAAGGGCTTTGAATGGTATGTGATTGTCGAACTGATGATGTATGCATCCGCCACCAACGTACAGATGGCCCTGCCACTGTCAGTCTTGCTTTCGTCCATCATGACCTATGGCAGCCTCGGCGAGAACTACGAACTGGTAGCCATTAAAGCAGCAGGTATTTCGCTAAAGCGGGCCATGTACCCTATGCTGGTGATCATCATGATCTTAAGTGTTTCGGCATTTGTATTTTCCGACTATATGCTGCCGATCGCCAACTTAAAATATTACAATTTGTTGTATGACGCCCGGCAGCAAAAATCGGCCAATTTTTTGCCCGAAGGTGTATTCAGCAATAGTTTTACCGGGTACTCCATCAGGGTAGGAAAAAAGGACGCCGATGGGCAGACACTACATAATGTAATGATCTATTCAAAAAACCAAACGGAAAACAATACAGACATTACTTTAGCCAGGGAAGGTAAAATGTACCGGACGCCAAACGGGCAATTTTTGGTTTTTAAATTGAAAGACGGTATAAGGTATTCTGAAACACCCGGAGAAGTGGCTTACAATATCCGCGAAAGGCTAACGCGGTATCGTTTTAAAACTACCGAACAAAAGTTTGATATTTCAGGACTGAAATTACACCATACCGATGAGAGCGAGTTCAAGTCGGCATTGCAAATGATGAATTTGAAGCAGCTAAACGATAATGCCAAGTTGTCGCACCGGCAAATAGATAGCGCTGTTAACGTAAATTATACGCTGCTCACGGCTTATTTTAAATATTATTCGATACCCGTAAAAAAGAACCCACGGATAAAAATTCTGCCGTCGGATGGTAATGAATTTTCAAAGGCCGACGTGCACCAGCAGATGAGCCAGCTGGCAAACGCGGCAAGCGAGGCCCGCTCCATACAGGACCTGTTAAAAAACAGGGCGCAGCACCTCAAAGACCTCCAGCAAAACGAACAAAAGGCCCGGCTGGAATACCAGAAAAAGTTCACACTCTCTGCCGCCTGTATCGCATTGTTTTTGATAGGCGCCCCGTTGGGCGCGATCATCAGGAAGGGTGGCCTGGGCCTGCCGGTAGTGGTATCTGTTATATTCTTCCTGTTTTATTATATCATCAGTACCATAGGCGAAAAGTATGTTAAAGATGGGGATCTTTCCCCGATTATCGGTTCATGGATCGCCATTGTCATCATCACCCCGATTGGTTTATTCCTTTCGTATAAAGCAGCTACTGACTCTGTAATATTTGATATGGAACTGTACAAAAGGTTTTTTAATAAATTATTTAAAAGGAAGAAGATTGTTAAAGCTGAATGA
- a CDS encoding bifunctional 3,4-dihydroxy-2-butanone-4-phosphate synthase/GTP cyclohydrolase II: MLNTIQEAIEAIRNGKIIIVVDDEDRENEGDFLTAARNATPETINFMVKYGRGLVCAPITVKRAAELNLEPMVSHNTTSHETNFTVSVDLLAGCTTGISASDRSRTTLALIDPATKPEDLGRPGHIFPLIAKDGGVLRRSGHTEAAIDLSVIAGFEPAGVICEIMKEDGEMARLPDLLEMAKEFDLKIISIKDLIAYRLATESLVVKDVSVKMPTQWGDFDMIAYTQVDTGDNHLALVKGSWEPDEPVLVRVHSSCVTGDIFGSCRCDCGPQLHAAMEMINKVGKGVIVYMNQEGRGIGLINKLKAYHLQENGMDTVEANLELGFKMDQRDYGVGAQILRSLGISKMRLMTNNPKKRAGLIGYGLEVVENVPIEIASNPHNEVYLRTKRDKMQHTIMLDH, encoded by the coding sequence ATGCTAAATACCATACAGGAAGCCATTGAAGCAATCAGGAATGGCAAAATAATTATAGTAGTTGATGATGAAGATCGTGAAAACGAGGGCGATTTTTTAACAGCCGCACGAAATGCTACCCCCGAAACCATCAATTTTATGGTTAAATACGGGCGAGGTTTGGTTTGTGCGCCTATTACAGTAAAACGCGCTGCAGAACTTAACCTTGAACCCATGGTTAGCCATAACACCACCTCGCACGAAACAAATTTCACCGTTTCGGTAGATTTGCTTGCAGGCTGCACTACCGGGATTTCAGCATCTGACAGGTCGAGGACAACGCTTGCGCTAATTGATCCGGCCACCAAACCTGAGGACCTGGGCAGGCCCGGGCATATTTTCCCGCTGATAGCCAAAGACGGCGGCGTGTTGCGCCGATCTGGCCATACCGAAGCTGCTATTGACCTTTCAGTAATTGCCGGTTTTGAACCCGCGGGCGTAATCTGCGAGATTATGAAAGAAGACGGTGAGATGGCGCGCTTGCCCGACCTGCTTGAAATGGCGAAAGAGTTTGACCTTAAAATTATCTCGATAAAGGATCTGATCGCCTATCGGCTCGCTACTGAATCATTGGTAGTTAAAGATGTATCAGTAAAAATGCCTACCCAATGGGGTGATTTTGATATGATCGCCTACACCCAGGTAGATACGGGTGATAATCACCTGGCCCTGGTAAAAGGTAGTTGGGAGCCTGATGAGCCTGTTTTGGTACGGGTGCACAGTTCATGTGTAACCGGCGATATCTTTGGATCCTGCCGCTGCGATTGCGGCCCCCAGTTACATGCCGCCATGGAAATGATCAACAAAGTGGGGAAAGGCGTCATTGTTTACATGAACCAGGAGGGAAGGGGCATCGGCCTCATCAATAAACTCAAGGCATATCATCTGCAGGAAAACGGAATGGATACGGTTGAAGCCAACCTGGAACTCGGCTTTAAAATGGATCAGCGCGACTATGGTGTTGGCGCACAGATATTGCGCAGCCTGGGGATCTCAAAAATGCGGTTAATGACCAACAACCCTAAAAAAAGGGCCGGGTTAATTGGATACGGCCTGGAGGTTGTTGAAAATGTACCGATCGAGATCGCTTCAAACCCGCATAATGAGGTTTACCTGAGAACAAAAAGAGATAAAATGCAGCATACCATTATGCTCGATCACTGA